A segment of the Stegostoma tigrinum isolate sSteTig4 chromosome 44, sSteTig4.hap1, whole genome shotgun sequence genome:
catcctcaggcgattatctgtgtggagtttgcacattctctccgtgtttGAATGatgttcctccgggtgctccggtttcctcccacagttcaaagatgtgcaggctaggttggttGGCTATGGGAattttcccgtagtgttcagtcaTGTGTTGGGTGAGTTCTAgcaggatggatctgggtgggatgctcggagtGTCAgcatgaacttgttgggccaaagggcctatttccacacagtagggattcgatgattgtGTGATAAGTGGCcttgatgtgaatgtacaaggcatgattcaTATGTTTTCCAATAATACAAAATTAAGATGTAGTTTTGAAAGTGCGGAAGGTTTATCAAGAAAATAGagggatttaagaaggaccttgCGGAGTGGTGCACatgtggaatcagctgccagagaaagttgttgaggcaggtgcaattgcagcattaaaaaaagggtaggttttagagggatatggaccaaatgtgggcagttggaattagctgagagggcaccatgatcagcatgaaccagtttgggctgaagggcctttgtccatgctgcatgactgccTGACCTCAgactacaacaggaccttgatcgaGAGGACCAATGGGCTATGGAGTGGCAGCTGGGGTTTAAtcttgacaaatgtgaggtgctacattttgtcaCAGAAAATCGGGGCAAGACTTGCACACTTCATGGTCAATTCTCGGGAAGTGTTGCCAAACTAAGTGGCCATGGAATGCAGGCTCATAGCGTCTTGAAAGTGGAATTccagggagacagggcagtgaagaaggtgtttgatacaattccctttattggtcagggcattcaGTGTATATTGAGGATTGGGAGgtgatgttgtggctgtacagaagaTTGGTTAGACTACttctgaaatactgcattcaattctggtgccCCCTTGCAATAGggaaggtgttgttaaacttgcatGAGTCAGGAACatgtttaaaaggatgttgccacagtTTGAAAGTTTGAGtttcagggagagactgaatagacaggGCTTATTGTGGCTTGTTTTGCAGCTTGTTTTccatggagtgtcagaggctgggtGGTGACTGTGTAGAAGATATAAAattaagaggggcatggatagcatgaATAATCACGTTCTTATGCACACGGGATAGGAGTCCGAAACTGGAGGGCATGGGTTTTGGATGAGAAAATCACGATGTGAAAGGAATTTAAGGTGGGTAATGTTTGCTCACAGAGTGTGGTGTGGAATtgcagtgaactgccagaggaagtggtggagttgagtacagctacaacatttaaatgacatctggGCGGGTGTATGAATCGGAAGGGCTtagagtgatgtgggccaaatgctggcaaataggactagattaattgaggatatctggttgccatGGATGAGGTGGACCCACGAGTGTTGTATATCTTTATGACAGTATGACAGGAACAGACTGTGAGAGAGTAATAACCATCCACACTTCATGAAAAGCGTCAGATGGATAACTGCACTCCCATTTTCATATCGCAGAGACTGACAGATATTCGACAAACTATCCCTCATTAAACATCAAGCTCTGAACACAATACTGCTTATAGTGTAAtgcagaaactacagagagtgatgaaacaaaataatatgTTATACATGAAAGGTTGCTTTGAGCAGATAAATACATTGTCGCAATTAAAAACTCTCAGGTACTGTGTTTAAAATATCAATAAATGACAATAACGAGTTAAATGTAGAGTGATTCGGGTACAAAATTTCGGCTTGTGTTTCACTTTTCGTTGCATGTCCTGACAGATCCCCGATGTATCCCACACTAACCAATCACAGAAAAGCTAATCACATCCTCTGAGATTCTTGtaaactgtccaatcatgaacaaGACCTCCCCAAtccctcattagcattgctgaCGCCAGCAGCCTATAAAAAGCGAGCTCCGCGCCCACTTTCCCTTATTCTGTGTCTGACAGTGACCGTCGCTATGGCAGATGAGAAGAAATCGCAGGCAACTTCCAAGAAAGGCGCgaagaaaatcatcaagaaggcGCCGGGGAAAAGCGGCAAGAAAAGGAGCCGACGCAGGAAAGAAAGTTACTCCATCTACATCtacaaagtgatgaagcaggttcaccccGACACCGGCATCTCCTCCAGGGCCATGAGCATCATGAACTCGTTCGTCAACGATATTTTCGAGCGTATCGCAGGGGAggcttcccgcctggcccattacaacaagcgcagcaccatcagctcccgggagatccagaccgccgtgcggctgctgctgcccggggagctggccaagcacgccgtgtcggagggtacaaaggcggtgaccaagtacaccagctccaagtgagacACCTCGCTGCTGAAAGCAGACACCAATCCAAAACCCAAcggctcttttaagagccacccacaatTGCACTGAGGCAGCTGAACCGTTTTAACTTGGAtagtcgatgctggagaatctgagacaacaaggtgtgggcctgggtgaacacagcaagccgagcagcgtcagaggagcaggaatgttgacatttcggggcgagacccttcttaagaaattaGGTTTTAACTTTGTGGTTTATTCTGGGTCTGTATAATTCATGTCCCTAAGCTTTGTGTTTCGTTTTCaataaattttgtttaaaaaaattcgTGTGATCCCTGACCCTCTGCCCTTTATTCTCGGTTGCGTAGTTCCCTGACTGTTTTCCCTGCCTGTATAGAGAGCATATTTATCGTCACGGAGTCATTTTTTTCTGCAACTTCTTTGTTTTCCGGTTACTCTTTAACCCttgaaaacaaagtgtgaggatggatgaacacagcaggccaagcagcatctcaggagcacaaaagctgacgtttcgggccgagacctttcatcagagagggggatggggggagggaactggaataaatagggagagagggggaggcggaccgaagatggagagtaacattttgttatcttggaatttggggcggcacggtggctcaggggttagcactgcagcctcacagcgccaggaacccaggttcaattcccacctcaggctgtgaggagtttgcacattctccccgtgtttgcgtgggtttcctccggggtccgctggtttcctcccacagtccaaagatgtgcaggctaggtggaatggccatgctaaattgcccgtagtgttcaggggagtgtgggttatagggagatgggtctggttgggatgcttcaaggggcggtgtggacttgttgggctgaagggcctgtttccacactggagggaatcttaaaaaaaaattctccagcatctgcagttcccattaacactgatACTCTTTAACCCTTGATCCGTGCATAAGCTACAGTGCCCCCTGGGGTATGAAACACGAGTTTCGACCCCGGAAAGGAAAGTAACTGTTCTCGTCCCACGAATAGATTTTGAAACTTACTTgtccttttctttttttttcaattttcaaaaCGCCACTGAGGCTTCGTCTGATGTTTGCAGAGCACTGCAAATGAGGCTGTCAGGTGTCGCGAAGAGGCTTTCAAACTGAACTGAGATGTGAAACTGGCTGAAGTCTGATCAAGGACAATAGGGACGGCAAATTTAAACTGAAGTTTCACCTCTCTCAACGGCAAGAACGTTATGTGAGTTTTTCCTTAATATTTCAGACGCACTTGCAATATGAAAATGAATTAAATTCGATGAAAAATTATTCATTCCTCTTTGTAAAACGTCTTTTTCCTATTTCGGACGTGTTGGAGGGTTTTGTCCCTGTGGGTAATGAGCCCTAAATTTCTCCCGTGGCAACGAAAGCAAATGACCCCATATTTGAGACCAACGAAGAGTAGTATCGTGcgatttgtgttttgtttcaatttccaaatCTCTACGTGAAGTTCTCCGAGTTTATTTTCAGAATGCAGTATGTGGGGCTTGCCGTTCTCGGTAAGAGGCTTTTCAAAATGAAATCTAGCACAATAATTACAAAATTTGCCGAAGCCGGTATCACTCattgagtgagaaagagaggttaTGTCAAGTATCAATTTTTGTAatctgaaaggaaa
Coding sequences within it:
- the LOC132207297 gene encoding late histone H2B.L4-like isoform X1; amino-acid sequence: MLCVLGTKPRVTSCFEQPTVTVAMADEKKSQATSKKGAKKIIKKAPGKSGKKRSRRRKESYSIYIYKVMKQVHPDTGISSRAMSIMNSFVNDIFERIAGEASRLAHYNKRSTISSREIQTAVRLLLPGELAKHAVSEGTKAVTKYTSSK
- the LOC132207297 gene encoding late histone H2B.L4-like isoform X2; this translates as MADEKKSQATSKKGAKKIIKKAPGKSGKKRSRRRKESYSIYIYKVMKQVHPDTGISSRAMSIMNSFVNDIFERIAGEASRLAHYNKRSTISSREIQTAVRLLLPGELAKHAVSEGTKAVTKYTSSK